In one window of Henckelia pumila isolate YLH828 chromosome 1, ASM3356847v2, whole genome shotgun sequence DNA:
- the LOC140870108 gene encoding cysteine-rich repeat secretory protein 1-like has product MNISQRWRLASIFVTLTNLLAFAAAQSSCIDNGNYTSFSTYKDNLETILSSLPTKVDIHGFYNASVGQSPDTAYAAVLCRGDIQPEECRSCIQNATAELVNSCPNYKQAVHWNELCMVRYSNESMFGILRTSPGWSWRSLRNA; this is encoded by the coding sequence ATGAATATTTCACAGAGATGGCGGCTGGCCTCCATTTTCGTAACCCTCACAAACCTTTTAGCGTTTGCCGCAGCACAATCTTCTTGCATAGACAACGGCAATTACACGAGTTTTAGCACGTACAAGGATAATTTGGAAACAATCTTATCCTCCCTTCCTACAAAGGTGGATATCCATGGATTCTACAACGCCTCCGTGGGGCAGAGCCCGGATACAGCCTACGCCGCAGTGCTGTGCAGAGGGGACATACAGCCAGAAGAATGTCGTAGCTGTATCCAAAATGCCACTGCTGAGTTAGTAAACTCGTGTCCAAATTACAAGCAAGCCGTACACTGGAATGAGCTATGCATGGTGCGGTACTCTAATGAATCTATGTTCGGGATTTTGAGGACTTCTCCAGGGTGGTCCTGGAGGAGTCTCAGAAATGCCTAG